The following are encoded together in the Synchiropus splendidus isolate RoL2022-P1 chromosome 7, RoL_Sspl_1.0, whole genome shotgun sequence genome:
- the LOC128762951 gene encoding citron Rho-interacting kinase isoform X12 — protein sequence MSQVEQEISLVQRKMSDLESVLQQKDIELKASETQRTILEQDLATYITECSSLKRSLEQARMEVTQEDDKALQLLHDIREQSNKLQEIKEQEYHAQLEEMRVSIRQLEEDLSAARRRSDLYEAELKESRQNSEELKRKATDYQHRMQKAREQGKAEGEEQIGKLEKTNSEQLMKIQDLQEKLSKALKASAEATDHLQSMRVAKDRMERDLERLQNKEDSSDSLRRRLRETEDGRKTLENQVKRLEIVERRETKLKDELQSKGQQIQQMADKILELEENLRETQATAQRLETHLKQKEKLYEDKIKVLETQMKADMADKEMLESSQSKYEEEVRDKCSIISEQKATINAMDSKMNSLEQRISELSEANKLAANSSIYTQKNMKAQEEMITELRQQKFYLESQAGKLEAQNAKLEEHLEKMSQQEQSNKSRVMELETRLREIGLEHEEQKLEIKRQVTELTLSLQERESQISNLQAARHALESQLQHAKTELEETTAEAEEEITVLRAHRDEIQRKFDALRDSCAVITDLEEQLTTLTQENAELNRQNFYLSKQLDEASDEREDRMQLSQDVDRLRHEVADREMHLNNQKQNLETLKTTCTMLEEQVLELETLNDELLEKERQWDAWRSTLEDEKNQAERRTREIQRMLDTEKQNRLRSEQRSSESRQAVEQAVKEHKTEIMALQQALKDQKLKAESLADTLNDLEKKHSMLEMNARSLQQKLESERDLKQRLLEEQEKLQQQMDAQKAHIFRLTQGLQDALDQTDLLKTERTDLEYQLENIQAVYSHEKVKMEGTITQQTKLIDFLQAQAHGGSKKKKGLFGRRREDLLAAMAAQAQGQSQGPVPPAPPLQSVPLQYSDMKAALDKERTRCTELEDALQKMRAELRSLREEALQYKDHGSSPNPASARQQMIMSAMVKSPEHQQAPTSLAPSNSGRRKEVATPEERRRVTFEKYSRRLKDSQRDRERERERVLLNTAHRFTVGLNMRAAKCTVCLDTVHFGRQAATCLECHALCHPKCSPCLPSTCGMSSDCSLHLSEGLCRDKGSQQLKEAGGHMHLEGWMKLPRNGKRGQGWERKYVVLDGTKVSIYEIEPREDGTKPVEEFDLCLSDGEVDVHGAVGATELPNTAKSDVPYVLKLETRCHAPCWPGQSIYFMAPSFPDKQRWVAVMETVVAGGRASREKAEADAKLLGNSLLKLEGDDRLDINCTLPLTDQIVLVGSEEGLYALNVIKNSLTHIPGLGSVFQIHIIKEQEKLLLIVGDERALCLLEIKRVKQSLAQAHLPSQAELAPYIFETVKGCHLFAAGRIDNGPCICAAMPNKITILRYNDNLNKYCIRKEIETLEPCSCIHLTSYSIIIGTNKFYEIEMKQFVLEEFLDKNDVSLASAVFAASSHSFPIAIMQVSSSLQKDEFLLCFHEFGVFVDTYGRRSRTEDLKWSRLPLSFAFREPYLFVTYFNSLDVIEVQGHAALGVAVLAHLDIPNPRYLGPAISSGAIYLASSYQNKLRVICCKGSLVRESGELQRTGSSRGSPSKQRGPPTYTEHISKRLTSGPGSHDGLHREPSTPHRYREGRTEFRRDKSPARLLDREKSPGRVLDSRRERSPGRFADSSRLHAGSVRTQLAPVNKVWDQSSV from the exons GAGTATCATGCCCAGCTGGAGGAGATGCGAGTCTCAATCAGACAGTTGGAGGAAGACCTGTCGGCAGCCCGTCGCCGTAGCGACCTGTATGAAGCGGAACTGAAGGAATCTCGCCAGAACAGCGAGGAGCTGAAGAGAAAGGCAACAGACTACCAACACAGGATGCAGAAG GCAAGAGAGCAAGGCAAAGCTGAGGGAGAGGAGCAAATCGGCAAATTAGAGAAG ACCAACAGTGAGCAGCTGATGAAGATCCAGGATCTTCAGGAGAAGCTTTCAAAG GCCTTGAAGGCCAGCGCTGAAGCTACAGACCATCTTCAGAGCATGAGAGTGGCCAAAGATCGCATGGAGCGTGACCTGGAGAGACTCCAGAACAAAGAAGACTCTAGTGACAGTCTGAGGCGTCGCCTCCGTGAGACTGAG GACGGCAGGAAGACGCTGGAGAACCAGGTGAAACGACTGGAGATTGTTGAGCGTCGCGAGACGAAACTGAAAGACGAGCTCCAGAGCAAGGGCCAGCAAATACAGCAGATGGCAGATAAGATTCTG GAGCTTGAAGAAAATCTGCGTGAAACACAAGCCACAGCCCAGCGGCTGGAGACTCACTTGAAGCAGAAGGAGAAACTCTATGAAGACAAAATAAAG GTTCTTGAGACTCAGATGAAGGCAGACATGGCTGATAAGGAAATGCTAGAGTCCAGTCAGAGCAAATATGAGGAGGAGGTGCGGGACAAGTGCAGCATCATCAGTGAACAGAAGGCG ACAATAAATGCCATGGACTCCAAGATGAATAGTCTGGAGCAGAGAATATCAGAGCTGTCTGAGGCCAACAAGCTGGCTGCCAACAGCAGCATCTACACCCAAAAAAACAT GAAAGCCCAGGAAGAGATGATCACAGAGCTCCGCCAGCAGAAGTTCTACTTAGAGTCTCAGGCCGGGAAGTTGGAGGCCCAAAATGCAAAGCTGGAGGAGCACTTAGAGAAGATGAGTCAGCAGGAGCAAAGCAACAAGAGCCGCGTGATGGAGTTGGAAACCAGGCTGAGAGAG ATCGGACTGGAGCACGAAGAGCAGAAGCTGGAGATCAAGCGACAGGTGACTGAGTTGACCCTGTCACTGCAGGAGCGCGAGTCCCAAATCAGTAACCTGCAGGCAGCCCGCCACGCTTTGGAGAGCCAGCTGCAGCACGCCAAGACCGAGCTAGAGGAAACCACTGCAGAGGCCGAGGAGGAGATCACTGTgctaaga GCGCACAGAGATGAGATCCAGCGCAAGTTTGATGCCTTGAGAGACAGCTGTGCG GTGATCAcagacctggaggagcagctgaccaCACTGACCCAGGAAAACGCTGAGCTGAACCGCCAGAACTTCTACCTGTCCAAGCAGCTTGATGAAGCTTCTGACGAAAGAGAAGACCGGATGCAGCTCAGCCAGGATGTGGACCGTCTGCGCCATGAGGTGGCCGACCGTGAGATGCATCTGAACAACCAGAAACAG aaCCTTGAGACCCTGAAGACCACATGCACAATGTTAGAGGAGCAAGTACTCGAGCTGGAGACGCTGAATGATGAGCTGCTAGAAAAGGAGAGACAGTGGGACGCGTGGAGGTCGACACTGGAAGATGAGAAGAACCAGGCTGAGAGGAGAACTCGGGAGATCCAGAGAATGTTGGACACTGAGAAGCAGAACAG ACTTCGTTCAGAGCAGCGCAGTTCAGAGTCTCGGCAGGCGGTGGAGCAGGCCGTGAAGGAGCACAAGACCGAGATCATGGCCCTGCAGCAGGCCCTCAAAGACCAGAAGCTCAAAGCTGAGAGCCTTGCAGATACA CTCAACgatcttgaaaagaaacactCCATGCTGGAGATGAACGCCCGGAGTTTGCAGCAGAAGCTTGAAAGTGAAAGAGATCTCAAACAGCGGTTGCTGGAGGAG CAAGAGAAGCTCCAGCAGCAGATGGACGCTCAGAAGGCCCACATCTTCCGCCTCACTCAGGGGCTGCAGGAcgctctggaccagactgaccTGCTAAAAACAGAACGAACTGATTTGGAGTATCAGCTAGAGAACATCCAG GCCGTATACTCCCATGAGAAGGTGAAAATGGAAGGAACCATCACTCAGCAGACCAAACTCATTGACTTCCTGCAGGCCCAGGCCCACGGCGgctccaagaagaagaag GGTCTTTTTGGGCGGCGGCGTGAGGACCTGCTGGCTGCCATGGCTGCCCAGGCCCAGGGTCAGAGTCAGGGCCCTGTTCCACCAGCACCCCCTCTTCAGTCAGTACCCCTGCAGTACAGTGACATGAAGGCAGCGCTGGACAAAGAGCGAACACGATGCACTGAGCTCGAGGATGCTCTGCAGAAAATGAGAGCAGAGTTGAGATCTCTGCGAGAAGAAG CCCTGCAGTATAAGGATCATGGGAGCTCTCCTAACCCGGCATCAGCACGGCAGCAGATGATCATGTCTGCCATGGTGAAGTCGCCGGAACATCAGCAAGCCCCGACCAGCTTGGCGCCTTCCAACTCGGGTCGCAGGAAGGAGGTCGCAACACCAGAAG AGCGAAGGAGGGTCACATTTGAAA AGTACAGCCGCCGTTTGAAAGACAGTCAGCGCGACCGGGAGAGGGAGCGGGAGAGGGTTCTCCTCAACACCGCTCACCGCTTCACAGTGGGGCTCAACATGCGAGCTGCCAAGTGCACTGTGTGTTTGGACACCGTCCACTTTGGTCGGCAAGCTGCCACCTGCCTCG AGTGTCACGCTTTATGCCACCCGAAATGCTCGCCGTGCCTTCCATCGACTTGTGGCATGTCGAGCGACTGCTCCTTGCATCTGTCGGAGGGTTTGTGCCGGGACAAAGGGAGCCAGCAGCTGAAGGAAGCTGGGGGTCACATGCACCTGGAGGGCTGGATGAAGCTGCCCAG AAATGGGAAGCGTGGCCAGGGCTGGGAGAGGAAATATGTGGTTTTAGATGGCACAAAGGTTTCCATCTACGAGATCGAGCCACGAGAAG ATGGGACGAAGCCAGTGGAGGAGTTCGACTTGTGCTTGTCGGATGGAGAAGTGGACGTTCACGGAGCAGTGGGTGCTACTGAGCTACCAAACACAGCCAAGTCAG ATGTGCCATACGTCCTGAAGCTTGAGACGCGCTgccacgccccctgctggcctggACAGTCCATTTACTTCATGGCTCCCAGTTTCCCAGACAAGCAGCGCTGGGTGGCTGTGATGGAGACGGTGGTCGCCGGTGGGCGAGCTTCTCGAGAGAAGGCAGAGGCCGACGCT AAGCTCCTGGGAAACTCCCTGCTGAAGCTGGAGGGCGACGACCGACTGGACATCAACTGCACTCTGCCCCTGACTGACCAG ATCGTCCTGGTGGGCTCCGAGGAGGGTCTGTACGCGCTGAACGTCATCAAGAACTCCTTGACTCACATCCCCGGCCTGGGCTCGGTCTTCCAGATCCACATCATCAAAGAGCAGGAGAAACTTCTGCTGATTGTTG GGGACGAGAGGGCCTTGTGTCTGCTGGAGATAAAGCGAGTGAAGCAGTCTCTGGCTCAGGCCCACCTGCCCAGCCAGGCGGAGCTGGCCCCCTACATCTTTGAGACAGTAAAAGGCTGCCATCTGTTCGCGGCGGGCCGA ATAGACAACGGACCTTGCATCTGCGCTGCCATGCCCAACAAGATCACCATCCTGCGCTACAACGACAACCTCAACAAGTACTGCATTCGTAAG GAAATAGAAACTCTGGAGCCCTGCAGCTGCATCCACCTCACCAGCTACAGCATCATCATCGGCACCAACAAGTTCTACGAGATTGAGATGAAGCAGTTTGTGCTGGAAG AGTTCCTGGACAAGAACGACGTGTCTCTGGCCTCCGCGGTCTTCGCCGCCTCCTCCCACAGCTTCCCCATCGCCATCatgcaggtgtccagcagccTGCAGAAGGACGAGTTCCTGCTCTGCTTCCACG AGTTTGGAGTGTTCGTGGACACGTACGGACGCAGGAGTCGCACCGAGGACCTGAAGTGGAGCCGCCTGCCTTTGTCTTTTG CCTTCAGGGAACCGTACCTGTTTGTGACCTACTTCAACTCCCTGGACGTCATCGAGGTTCAGGGCCACGCCGCTCTGGG AGTGGCGGTTCTGGCCCACCTGGACATCCCCAACCCCCGATACCTGGGCCCGGCCATCTCCTCCGGCGCCATCTACCTGGCCTCATCCTACCAGAACAAACTGAGGGTGATTTGCTGCAAGGGCAGTCTGGTCCGAGAGTCCGGCGAGCTGCAGAGGACCGGCTCCAGCCGCGG GAGTCCCAGTAAGCAGAGGGGGCCACCGACCTACACCGAGCACATCTCCAAGCGACTCACCTCGGGTCCCGGGAGTCACGACGGGCTGCACCGAGAGCCCAGCACCCCACACCGCTACCGCGAGGGCCGCACTGAATTCAGACGGGACAAGTCTCCCGCCAGGCTGCTGGACCGGGAGAAGTCCCCCGGCAGGGTCCTGGACAGTCGCCGGGAGCGCTCGCCGGGGAGGTTCGCCGACAGCAGCCGCCTGCACGCGGGCTCCGTGCGCACGCAACTCGCACCAGTCAACAAG GTCTGGGATCAGTCGTCAGTGTGA
- the LOC128762951 gene encoding citron Rho-interacting kinase isoform X10: MSQVEQEISLVQRKMSDLESVLQQKDIELKASETQRTILEQDLATYITECSSLKRSLEQARMEVTQEDDKALQLLHDIREQSNKLQEIKEQEYHAQLEEMRVSIRQLEEDLSAARRRSDLYEAELKESRQNSEELKRKATDYQHRMQKAREQGKAEGEEQIGKLEKTNSEQLMKIQDLQEKLSKALKASAEATDHLQSMRVAKDRMERDLERLQNKEDSSDSLRRRLRETEDGRKTLENQVKRLEIVERRETKLKDELQSKGQQIQQMADKILELEENLRETQATAQRLETHLKQKEKLYEDKIKVLETQMKADMADKEMLESSQSKYEEEVRDKCSIISEQKATINAMDSKMNSLEQRISELSEANKLAANSSIYTQKNMMSFIWDRKAQEEMITELRQQKFYLESQAGKLEAQNAKLEEHLEKMSQQEQSNKSRVMELETRLREIGLEHEEQKLEIKRQVTELTLSLQERESQISNLQAARHALESQLQHAKTELEETTAEAEEEITVLRAHRDEIQRKFDALRDSCAVITDLEEQLTTLTQENAELNRQNFYLSKQLDEASDEREDRMQLSQDVDRLRHEVADREMHLNNQKQNLETLKTTCTMLEEQVLELETLNDELLEKERQWDAWRSTLEDEKNQAERRTREIQRMLDTEKQNRLRSEQRSSESRQAVEQAVKEHKTEIMALQQALKDQKLKAESLADTLNDLEKKHSMLEMNARSLQQKLESERDLKQRLLEEQEKLQQQMDAQKAHIFRLTQGLQDALDQTDLLKTERTDLEYQLENIQLHLQAVYSHEKVKMEGTITQQTKLIDFLQAQAHGGSKKKKGLFGRRREDLLAAMAAQAQGQSQGPVPPAPPLQSVPLQYSDMKAALDKERTRCTELEDALQKMRAELRSLREEALQYKDHGSSPNPASARQQMIMSAMVKSPEHQQAPTSLAPSNSGRRKEVATPEEYSRRLKDSQRDRERERERVLLNTAHRFTVGLNMRAAKCTVCLDTVHFGRQAATCLECHALCHPKCSPCLPSTCGMSSDCSLHLSEGLCRDKGSQQLKEAGGHMHLEGWMKLPRNGKRGQGWERKYVVLDGTKVSIYEIEPREDGTKPVEEFDLCLSDGEVDVHGAVGATELPNTAKSDVPYVLKLETRCHAPCWPGQSIYFMAPSFPDKQRWVAVMETVVAGGRASREKAEADAKLLGNSLLKLEGDDRLDINCTLPLTDQIVLVGSEEGLYALNVIKNSLTHIPGLGSVFQIHIIKEQEKLLLIVGDERALCLLEIKRVKQSLAQAHLPSQAELAPYIFETVKGCHLFAAGRIDNGPCICAAMPNKITILRYNDNLNKYCIRKEIETLEPCSCIHLTSYSIIIGTNKFYEIEMKQFVLEEFLDKNDVSLASAVFAASSHSFPIAIMQVSSSLQKDEFLLCFHEFGVFVDTYGRRSRTEDLKWSRLPLSFAFREPYLFVTYFNSLDVIEVQGHAALGVAVLAHLDIPNPRYLGPAISSGAIYLASSYQNKLRVICCKGSLVRESGELQRTGSSRGSPSKQRGPPTYTEHISKRLTSGPGSHDGLHREPSTPHRYREGRTEFRRDKSPARLLDREKSPGRVLDSRRERSPGRFADSSRLHAGSVRTQLAPVNKVWDQSSV, translated from the exons GAGTATCATGCCCAGCTGGAGGAGATGCGAGTCTCAATCAGACAGTTGGAGGAAGACCTGTCGGCAGCCCGTCGCCGTAGCGACCTGTATGAAGCGGAACTGAAGGAATCTCGCCAGAACAGCGAGGAGCTGAAGAGAAAGGCAACAGACTACCAACACAGGATGCAGAAG GCAAGAGAGCAAGGCAAAGCTGAGGGAGAGGAGCAAATCGGCAAATTAGAGAAG ACCAACAGTGAGCAGCTGATGAAGATCCAGGATCTTCAGGAGAAGCTTTCAAAG GCCTTGAAGGCCAGCGCTGAAGCTACAGACCATCTTCAGAGCATGAGAGTGGCCAAAGATCGCATGGAGCGTGACCTGGAGAGACTCCAGAACAAAGAAGACTCTAGTGACAGTCTGAGGCGTCGCCTCCGTGAGACTGAG GACGGCAGGAAGACGCTGGAGAACCAGGTGAAACGACTGGAGATTGTTGAGCGTCGCGAGACGAAACTGAAAGACGAGCTCCAGAGCAAGGGCCAGCAAATACAGCAGATGGCAGATAAGATTCTG GAGCTTGAAGAAAATCTGCGTGAAACACAAGCCACAGCCCAGCGGCTGGAGACTCACTTGAAGCAGAAGGAGAAACTCTATGAAGACAAAATAAAG GTTCTTGAGACTCAGATGAAGGCAGACATGGCTGATAAGGAAATGCTAGAGTCCAGTCAGAGCAAATATGAGGAGGAGGTGCGGGACAAGTGCAGCATCATCAGTGAACAGAAGGCG ACAATAAATGCCATGGACTCCAAGATGAATAGTCTGGAGCAGAGAATATCAGAGCTGTCTGAGGCCAACAAGCTGGCTGCCAACAGCAGCATCTACACCCAAAAAAACAT GATGTCTTTCATATGGGACAGGAAAGCCCAGGAAGAGATGATCACAGAGCTCCGCCAGCAGAAGTTCTACTTAGAGTCTCAGGCCGGGAAGTTGGAGGCCCAAAATGCAAAGCTGGAGGAGCACTTAGAGAAGATGAGTCAGCAGGAGCAAAGCAACAAGAGCCGCGTGATGGAGTTGGAAACCAGGCTGAGAGAG ATCGGACTGGAGCACGAAGAGCAGAAGCTGGAGATCAAGCGACAGGTGACTGAGTTGACCCTGTCACTGCAGGAGCGCGAGTCCCAAATCAGTAACCTGCAGGCAGCCCGCCACGCTTTGGAGAGCCAGCTGCAGCACGCCAAGACCGAGCTAGAGGAAACCACTGCAGAGGCCGAGGAGGAGATCACTGTgctaaga GCGCACAGAGATGAGATCCAGCGCAAGTTTGATGCCTTGAGAGACAGCTGTGCG GTGATCAcagacctggaggagcagctgaccaCACTGACCCAGGAAAACGCTGAGCTGAACCGCCAGAACTTCTACCTGTCCAAGCAGCTTGATGAAGCTTCTGACGAAAGAGAAGACCGGATGCAGCTCAGCCAGGATGTGGACCGTCTGCGCCATGAGGTGGCCGACCGTGAGATGCATCTGAACAACCAGAAACAG aaCCTTGAGACCCTGAAGACCACATGCACAATGTTAGAGGAGCAAGTACTCGAGCTGGAGACGCTGAATGATGAGCTGCTAGAAAAGGAGAGACAGTGGGACGCGTGGAGGTCGACACTGGAAGATGAGAAGAACCAGGCTGAGAGGAGAACTCGGGAGATCCAGAGAATGTTGGACACTGAGAAGCAGAACAG ACTTCGTTCAGAGCAGCGCAGTTCAGAGTCTCGGCAGGCGGTGGAGCAGGCCGTGAAGGAGCACAAGACCGAGATCATGGCCCTGCAGCAGGCCCTCAAAGACCAGAAGCTCAAAGCTGAGAGCCTTGCAGATACA CTCAACgatcttgaaaagaaacactCCATGCTGGAGATGAACGCCCGGAGTTTGCAGCAGAAGCTTGAAAGTGAAAGAGATCTCAAACAGCGGTTGCTGGAGGAG CAAGAGAAGCTCCAGCAGCAGATGGACGCTCAGAAGGCCCACATCTTCCGCCTCACTCAGGGGCTGCAGGAcgctctggaccagactgaccTGCTAAAAACAGAACGAACTGATTTGGAGTATCAGCTAGAGAACATCCAG CTCCACCTGCAGGCCGTATACTCCCATGAGAAGGTGAAAATGGAAGGAACCATCACTCAGCAGACCAAACTCATTGACTTCCTGCAGGCCCAGGCCCACGGCGgctccaagaagaagaag GGTCTTTTTGGGCGGCGGCGTGAGGACCTGCTGGCTGCCATGGCTGCCCAGGCCCAGGGTCAGAGTCAGGGCCCTGTTCCACCAGCACCCCCTCTTCAGTCAGTACCCCTGCAGTACAGTGACATGAAGGCAGCGCTGGACAAAGAGCGAACACGATGCACTGAGCTCGAGGATGCTCTGCAGAAAATGAGAGCAGAGTTGAGATCTCTGCGAGAAGAAG CCCTGCAGTATAAGGATCATGGGAGCTCTCCTAACCCGGCATCAGCACGGCAGCAGATGATCATGTCTGCCATGGTGAAGTCGCCGGAACATCAGCAAGCCCCGACCAGCTTGGCGCCTTCCAACTCGGGTCGCAGGAAGGAGGTCGCAACACCAGAAG AGTACAGCCGCCGTTTGAAAGACAGTCAGCGCGACCGGGAGAGGGAGCGGGAGAGGGTTCTCCTCAACACCGCTCACCGCTTCACAGTGGGGCTCAACATGCGAGCTGCCAAGTGCACTGTGTGTTTGGACACCGTCCACTTTGGTCGGCAAGCTGCCACCTGCCTCG AGTGTCACGCTTTATGCCACCCGAAATGCTCGCCGTGCCTTCCATCGACTTGTGGCATGTCGAGCGACTGCTCCTTGCATCTGTCGGAGGGTTTGTGCCGGGACAAAGGGAGCCAGCAGCTGAAGGAAGCTGGGGGTCACATGCACCTGGAGGGCTGGATGAAGCTGCCCAG AAATGGGAAGCGTGGCCAGGGCTGGGAGAGGAAATATGTGGTTTTAGATGGCACAAAGGTTTCCATCTACGAGATCGAGCCACGAGAAG ATGGGACGAAGCCAGTGGAGGAGTTCGACTTGTGCTTGTCGGATGGAGAAGTGGACGTTCACGGAGCAGTGGGTGCTACTGAGCTACCAAACACAGCCAAGTCAG ATGTGCCATACGTCCTGAAGCTTGAGACGCGCTgccacgccccctgctggcctggACAGTCCATTTACTTCATGGCTCCCAGTTTCCCAGACAAGCAGCGCTGGGTGGCTGTGATGGAGACGGTGGTCGCCGGTGGGCGAGCTTCTCGAGAGAAGGCAGAGGCCGACGCT AAGCTCCTGGGAAACTCCCTGCTGAAGCTGGAGGGCGACGACCGACTGGACATCAACTGCACTCTGCCCCTGACTGACCAG ATCGTCCTGGTGGGCTCCGAGGAGGGTCTGTACGCGCTGAACGTCATCAAGAACTCCTTGACTCACATCCCCGGCCTGGGCTCGGTCTTCCAGATCCACATCATCAAAGAGCAGGAGAAACTTCTGCTGATTGTTG GGGACGAGAGGGCCTTGTGTCTGCTGGAGATAAAGCGAGTGAAGCAGTCTCTGGCTCAGGCCCACCTGCCCAGCCAGGCGGAGCTGGCCCCCTACATCTTTGAGACAGTAAAAGGCTGCCATCTGTTCGCGGCGGGCCGA ATAGACAACGGACCTTGCATCTGCGCTGCCATGCCCAACAAGATCACCATCCTGCGCTACAACGACAACCTCAACAAGTACTGCATTCGTAAG GAAATAGAAACTCTGGAGCCCTGCAGCTGCATCCACCTCACCAGCTACAGCATCATCATCGGCACCAACAAGTTCTACGAGATTGAGATGAAGCAGTTTGTGCTGGAAG AGTTCCTGGACAAGAACGACGTGTCTCTGGCCTCCGCGGTCTTCGCCGCCTCCTCCCACAGCTTCCCCATCGCCATCatgcaggtgtccagcagccTGCAGAAGGACGAGTTCCTGCTCTGCTTCCACG AGTTTGGAGTGTTCGTGGACACGTACGGACGCAGGAGTCGCACCGAGGACCTGAAGTGGAGCCGCCTGCCTTTGTCTTTTG CCTTCAGGGAACCGTACCTGTTTGTGACCTACTTCAACTCCCTGGACGTCATCGAGGTTCAGGGCCACGCCGCTCTGGG AGTGGCGGTTCTGGCCCACCTGGACATCCCCAACCCCCGATACCTGGGCCCGGCCATCTCCTCCGGCGCCATCTACCTGGCCTCATCCTACCAGAACAAACTGAGGGTGATTTGCTGCAAGGGCAGTCTGGTCCGAGAGTCCGGCGAGCTGCAGAGGACCGGCTCCAGCCGCGG GAGTCCCAGTAAGCAGAGGGGGCCACCGACCTACACCGAGCACATCTCCAAGCGACTCACCTCGGGTCCCGGGAGTCACGACGGGCTGCACCGAGAGCCCAGCACCCCACACCGCTACCGCGAGGGCCGCACTGAATTCAGACGGGACAAGTCTCCCGCCAGGCTGCTGGACCGGGAGAAGTCCCCCGGCAGGGTCCTGGACAGTCGCCGGGAGCGCTCGCCGGGGAGGTTCGCCGACAGCAGCCGCCTGCACGCGGGCTCCGTGCGCACGCAACTCGCACCAGTCAACAAG GTCTGGGATCAGTCGTCAGTGTGA